The following are from one region of the Salvelinus fontinalis isolate EN_2023a chromosome 5, ASM2944872v1, whole genome shotgun sequence genome:
- the aasdh gene encoding beta-alanine-activating enzyme isoform X1 translates to MATKTLQDMVLAAASLHSGKIAVTFDKGITEGGPMLLYYHELVALGNELTLFLQIQCVQNTRAIALYCQPDINLPVWILGILQLPAAYVPLDPDAPALLSARVMEQCGLKYCVLQSDLLQQFQMAFSNLMSIEVCAVWSAHNLTLVLIQHRPTAARKEEPNADLFTPAAVPESASQGALAYILHTSGTTGLPKTVRVPHKCIVPNILHLRSLFQMTPDDVVFLASPLTFDPSVVEIFLALSSGARLLIVPTVIKRMPNRLADVLFKKHKTTVLQVTPTLLGRFGRRVLQEEVLSAGSCLRVLALGGEACPSLALLRSWRQQGNCTHIYNIYGITEVSCWACCYHLPESLLQSTDVTESSVPLGPPLMETTVELRDEDGCVITQGEGQVFIGGMDRVCLLDDEVTVAPGTMRSTGDWVQIRDTHLYFLGRRDRLVKRHGQRLHLDTLQQVVMSLPQVEACAVGLYEGSRLVTFVVACSISGEQKATHTSSPVEQQVEHREETAPSTRGLQKAILHRLSQLLPSHSVPDTLVLVPALPLSSHGKVSMGELMKIYQRQRAGSESHSALGDMETLRERLQSLWRETLGLTEDEAIQEDSNFLFSGGDSLQALRLCDDITTAVGVTSSGLLEVILDGSFSEILRRVAIATLTFPSEHSLTSHPVAMKRPADPVSSALPKRQHTDPYSTTAAEWPLGVVVSYLKKAVRCTVVRRAGEVVEMGQSDSLRTNENSYSDSEGPIKRTRNTQEKGANESTESNHSQTFGSNKWTERNHSQAVETNDPSASSVTPPLREAGGLGLRVSWESDTGRCVDASPVLLVQKGADGSSGGTRATVFIGSHSHRMQALDLTTGGLLWERVLGDRIESSSAVSRCGRLVVVGCYDGGVYFLCVESGETQWVFETGDAVKSSPTVDPLTGLVMVGSHDGHVYALDPQVQQCVWKHHCGCGAVFSSPCLHPSLRQLYVATLGGHLLCLNPDTGAVLWTYSRKTPFFSSPSCSSGHIIIGSVDGNICCFSHTGEMVWQYVTNGPVFSSPCITPDKQRVVCGSHDGCVYCLNCTDGSLVWRYQTPSRVYSSPCVFEGSSWGKEGTLVGLASTDGTLCVLDGEDGTLRASLSLLGELFSSPVVWERSLVVGCRNDFVYCVAPTGELD, encoded by the exons ATGGCAACGAAAACACTACAAGACATGGTGCTCGCAGCTGCCTCTTTGCATAGTGGAAAAATAGCTGTCACATTTGACAAGGGAATAACAGAAGGAGGTCCTATGTTGCTTTATTACCATGAACTTGTTGCTCTTGGAAATGAATTAACACTTTTTCTAcagatacagtgtgtgcaaaatacAAGAGCAATTGCATTATATTGTCAGCCTGATATCAACCTTCCTGTGTGGATTCTGGG CATCCTCCAGTTACCTGCTGCGTATGTACCACTGGACCCTGATGCCCCAGCACTCTTGTCTGCCCGTGTCATGGAGCAGTGTGGGCTGAAGTACTGTGTTCTACAGAGTGACCTGTTGCAG cAATTCCAGATGGCATTTTCCAACCTCATGTCTATAGAGGTGTGTGCAGTGTGGTCTGCTCACAACCTAACCCTTGTACTAATACAGCACAGACCAACTGCAGCCCGTAAAGAGGAGCCGAATGCTGATCTTTTTACTCCTGCTGCAGTTCCAGAGAGTGCCAGCCAGGGGGCACTGGCATATATATTACACACATCTGGAACCACAGGGCTTCCCAAGACCGTTAGGGTACCACACAAGTGTATAGTGCCCAATATACTGCACCTCCG ATCTCTGTTTCAGATGACACCAGATGATGTGGTGTTCCTGGCCTCTCCCCTGACTTTTGACCCTTCAGTGGTGGAGATATTTTTGGCGTTGTCATCAGGGGCACGTCTCCTCATCGTCCCCACTGTGATTAAGAGAATGCCCAACAGACTGGCTGATGTGCTGTTTAAGAAACACAAGACGACTGTCTTACAG GTGACTCCCACTCTGCTTGGGCGTTTTGGAAGGCGTGTCCTACAGGAAGAGGTCCTCTCTGCTGGCTCTTGTCTGCGTGTGTTAGCCCTAGGGGGCGAGGCCTGTCCCTCCCTAGCCCTGCTCCGTAGCTGGAGGCAGCAGGGGAACTGCACTCACATCTACAACATCTACGGCATCACTGAGGTTTCCTGCTGGGCCTGCTGCTACCACTTACCAGAGAGCCTCCTGCAGTCTACTGACGT GACTGAATCCTCTGTGCCACTGGGTCCTCCTCTGATGGAGACCACCGTGGAGCTAAGAGATGAGGATGGCTGCGTCATCACTCAGGGGGAAGGACAGGTGTTTATAGGTGGGATGGACAGGGTGTGCCTTCTAGATGACGAGGTGACTGTTGCTCCTGGTACAATGCGGTCTACAGGAGACTGGGTGCAGATTAGAGACACACATCTCTACTTCCTCGGGAGGCGGGACCGACTGGTCAAACGCCATGGACAGCGGCTGCATCTGGACACCTTACAGCAA GTTGTAATGAGTCTACCCCAGGTGGAGGCATGTGCTGTGGGTCTGTATGAGGGGTCTCGGCTGGTGACCTTTGTCGTAGCCTGCTCTATATCTGGAGAACAGAAGGCAACCCATACCTCCTCCCCTGTAGAGCAACAGGTAGAGCATCGTGAAGAGACTGCCCCCTCAACTAGAGGCCTACAGAAGGCCATTCTCCACAGGTTGTCTCAGCTCCTACCCAGTCACAGTGTTCCAGACACACTAGTCCTGGTCCCGGCCCTACCACTATCCTCACATG GGAAGGTGTCTATGGGTGAACTTATGAAGATctaccagagacagagagcaggttCAGAGTCCCATAGTGCACTGGGGGACATGgagacactgagagagagactccagTCTCTGTGGAGG GAGACTTTAGGTCTAACAGAGGATGAAGCCATCCAGGAGGACTCCAACTTCCTGTTTAGTGGAGGTGACTCCCTGCAGGCCCTGCGTCTCTGTGATGACATCACCACTGCCGTAGGAGTGACCTCATCAGGGCTTCTGGAGGTTATCCTGGACGGATCCTTCTCAGAAATACTGCGCCGTGTTGCCATAGCAACACTGACTTTCCCATCTGAGCACAGCCTGACATCCCATCCTGTAGCCATGAAACGCCCAGCAGACCCTGTCTCCTCAGCACTGCCCAAGAGACAGCATACAGACCCCTACTCTACAACAGCTGCAGAATGGCCtctgggagttgtagtttcttaTTTGAAGAAGGCTGTAAGATGTACAGTGGTAAGGAGAGCAGGGGAGGTTGTAGAGATGGGTCAGTCAGACTCTTTGAGGACCAATGAAAACTCCTACTCAGACTCAGAGGGACCAATCAAAAGAACGAGAAATACACAGGAAAAAGGAGCCAATGAGAGTACAGAAtccaaccactcccagacatttGGATCCAATAAGTGGACAGAACGCAACCATTCCCAGGCTGTGGAAACCAATGATCCCAGTGCTAGCAGTGTTACCCCTCCCCTCAGAGAGGCTGGTGGTCTGGGGCTGAGGGTGAGCTGGGAGTCAGACACAGGGAGGTGTGTAGACGCCTCGCCAGTCCTGCTGGTCCAGAAAGGAGCGGACGGGTCCTCAGGAGGCACCAGGGCCACAGTGTTTATTGGCTCCCATTCCCACAGGATGCAGGCCCTGGACCTGACCACCGGGGGTCTGCTGTGGGAAAGGGTTTTAGGAGACAGGATCGAGTCCTCTTCTGCTGTGTCCCGATGTGGAAGACTCGTCGTTGTTG GGTGCTATGATGGTGGTGTGTATTTCCTTTGTGTGGAGTCTGGGGAGACGCAGTGGGTGTTTGAGACTGGAGACGCAGTGAAGAGCTCTCCTACTGTGGACCCTCTCACAGGCCTAGTGATGGTGGGGTCGCATGATGGCCACGTCTATGCCCTCGACCCACAG GTTCAGCAGTGTGTTTGGAAGCACCACTGTGGGTGTGGGGCGGTGTTCTCTTCAccctgtctccacccctctctcaggCAGCTGTATGTAGCCACCCTCGGAGGACACCTCCTCTGTCTCAATCCT GACACTGGTGCTGTCCTGTGGACATATTCCAGGAAGACTCCATTCTTCTCCTCACCAAGTTGCTCCTCAGGTCACATCATCATTGGCTCTGTGGATGGAAACATCTGCTGCTTCAGCCACACAGGGGAAATG GTCTGGCAGTATGTTACCAATGGACCGGTCTTCTCATCCCCCTGCATCACACCAGACAAGCAGAGGGTTGTGTGTGGGTCACATGACGGGTGTGTGTACTGTCTGAACTGTACTGACGGCTCATTGGTGTGGCGCTATCAGACCCCCAGCAGGGTGTACTCCAGCCCCTGTGTATTTGAGGGGTCATCCTGGGGTAAGGAGGGTACATTGGTAGGCCTGGCCTCCACAGACGGGACCCTGTGCGTTCTGGATGGAGAGGATGGGACCTTgagagcatctctctctctgctcggggagctgttctcctctcctgtggTGTGGGAGCGCTCCCTGGTGGTGGGATGTCGCAATGACTTTGTGTATTGTGTGGCGCCGACAGGGGAGCTCGATTAG
- the aasdh gene encoding beta-alanine-activating enzyme isoform X2, translating to MTPDDVVFLASPLTFDPSVVEIFLALSSGARLLIVPTVIKRMPNRLADVLFKKHKTTVLQVTPTLLGRFGRRVLQEEVLSAGSCLRVLALGGEACPSLALLRSWRQQGNCTHIYNIYGITEVSCWACCYHLPESLLQSTDVTESSVPLGPPLMETTVELRDEDGCVITQGEGQVFIGGMDRVCLLDDEVTVAPGTMRSTGDWVQIRDTHLYFLGRRDRLVKRHGQRLHLDTLQQVVMSLPQVEACAVGLYEGSRLVTFVVACSISGEQKATHTSSPVEQQVEHREETAPSTRGLQKAILHRLSQLLPSHSVPDTLVLVPALPLSSHGKVSMGELMKIYQRQRAGSESHSALGDMETLRERLQSLWRETLGLTEDEAIQEDSNFLFSGGDSLQALRLCDDITTAVGVTSSGLLEVILDGSFSEILRRVAIATLTFPSEHSLTSHPVAMKRPADPVSSALPKRQHTDPYSTTAAEWPLGVVVSYLKKAVRCTVVRRAGEVVEMGQSDSLRTNENSYSDSEGPIKRTRNTQEKGANESTESNHSQTFGSNKWTERNHSQAVETNDPSASSVTPPLREAGGLGLRVSWESDTGRCVDASPVLLVQKGADGSSGGTRATVFIGSHSHRMQALDLTTGGLLWERVLGDRIESSSAVSRCGRLVVVGCYDGGVYFLCVESGETQWVFETGDAVKSSPTVDPLTGLVMVGSHDGHVYALDPQVQQCVWKHHCGCGAVFSSPCLHPSLRQLYVATLGGHLLCLNPDTGAVLWTYSRKTPFFSSPSCSSGHIIIGSVDGNICCFSHTGEMVWQYVTNGPVFSSPCITPDKQRVVCGSHDGCVYCLNCTDGSLVWRYQTPSRVYSSPCVFEGSSWGKEGTLVGLASTDGTLCVLDGEDGTLRASLSLLGELFSSPVVWERSLVVGCRNDFVYCVAPTGELD from the exons ATGACACCAGATGATGTGGTGTTCCTGGCCTCTCCCCTGACTTTTGACCCTTCAGTGGTGGAGATATTTTTGGCGTTGTCATCAGGGGCACGTCTCCTCATCGTCCCCACTGTGATTAAGAGAATGCCCAACAGACTGGCTGATGTGCTGTTTAAGAAACACAAGACGACTGTCTTACAG GTGACTCCCACTCTGCTTGGGCGTTTTGGAAGGCGTGTCCTACAGGAAGAGGTCCTCTCTGCTGGCTCTTGTCTGCGTGTGTTAGCCCTAGGGGGCGAGGCCTGTCCCTCCCTAGCCCTGCTCCGTAGCTGGAGGCAGCAGGGGAACTGCACTCACATCTACAACATCTACGGCATCACTGAGGTTTCCTGCTGGGCCTGCTGCTACCACTTACCAGAGAGCCTCCTGCAGTCTACTGACGT GACTGAATCCTCTGTGCCACTGGGTCCTCCTCTGATGGAGACCACCGTGGAGCTAAGAGATGAGGATGGCTGCGTCATCACTCAGGGGGAAGGACAGGTGTTTATAGGTGGGATGGACAGGGTGTGCCTTCTAGATGACGAGGTGACTGTTGCTCCTGGTACAATGCGGTCTACAGGAGACTGGGTGCAGATTAGAGACACACATCTCTACTTCCTCGGGAGGCGGGACCGACTGGTCAAACGCCATGGACAGCGGCTGCATCTGGACACCTTACAGCAA GTTGTAATGAGTCTACCCCAGGTGGAGGCATGTGCTGTGGGTCTGTATGAGGGGTCTCGGCTGGTGACCTTTGTCGTAGCCTGCTCTATATCTGGAGAACAGAAGGCAACCCATACCTCCTCCCCTGTAGAGCAACAGGTAGAGCATCGTGAAGAGACTGCCCCCTCAACTAGAGGCCTACAGAAGGCCATTCTCCACAGGTTGTCTCAGCTCCTACCCAGTCACAGTGTTCCAGACACACTAGTCCTGGTCCCGGCCCTACCACTATCCTCACATG GGAAGGTGTCTATGGGTGAACTTATGAAGATctaccagagacagagagcaggttCAGAGTCCCATAGTGCACTGGGGGACATGgagacactgagagagagactccagTCTCTGTGGAGG GAGACTTTAGGTCTAACAGAGGATGAAGCCATCCAGGAGGACTCCAACTTCCTGTTTAGTGGAGGTGACTCCCTGCAGGCCCTGCGTCTCTGTGATGACATCACCACTGCCGTAGGAGTGACCTCATCAGGGCTTCTGGAGGTTATCCTGGACGGATCCTTCTCAGAAATACTGCGCCGTGTTGCCATAGCAACACTGACTTTCCCATCTGAGCACAGCCTGACATCCCATCCTGTAGCCATGAAACGCCCAGCAGACCCTGTCTCCTCAGCACTGCCCAAGAGACAGCATACAGACCCCTACTCTACAACAGCTGCAGAATGGCCtctgggagttgtagtttcttaTTTGAAGAAGGCTGTAAGATGTACAGTGGTAAGGAGAGCAGGGGAGGTTGTAGAGATGGGTCAGTCAGACTCTTTGAGGACCAATGAAAACTCCTACTCAGACTCAGAGGGACCAATCAAAAGAACGAGAAATACACAGGAAAAAGGAGCCAATGAGAGTACAGAAtccaaccactcccagacatttGGATCCAATAAGTGGACAGAACGCAACCATTCCCAGGCTGTGGAAACCAATGATCCCAGTGCTAGCAGTGTTACCCCTCCCCTCAGAGAGGCTGGTGGTCTGGGGCTGAGGGTGAGCTGGGAGTCAGACACAGGGAGGTGTGTAGACGCCTCGCCAGTCCTGCTGGTCCAGAAAGGAGCGGACGGGTCCTCAGGAGGCACCAGGGCCACAGTGTTTATTGGCTCCCATTCCCACAGGATGCAGGCCCTGGACCTGACCACCGGGGGTCTGCTGTGGGAAAGGGTTTTAGGAGACAGGATCGAGTCCTCTTCTGCTGTGTCCCGATGTGGAAGACTCGTCGTTGTTG GGTGCTATGATGGTGGTGTGTATTTCCTTTGTGTGGAGTCTGGGGAGACGCAGTGGGTGTTTGAGACTGGAGACGCAGTGAAGAGCTCTCCTACTGTGGACCCTCTCACAGGCCTAGTGATGGTGGGGTCGCATGATGGCCACGTCTATGCCCTCGACCCACAG GTTCAGCAGTGTGTTTGGAAGCACCACTGTGGGTGTGGGGCGGTGTTCTCTTCAccctgtctccacccctctctcaggCAGCTGTATGTAGCCACCCTCGGAGGACACCTCCTCTGTCTCAATCCT GACACTGGTGCTGTCCTGTGGACATATTCCAGGAAGACTCCATTCTTCTCCTCACCAAGTTGCTCCTCAGGTCACATCATCATTGGCTCTGTGGATGGAAACATCTGCTGCTTCAGCCACACAGGGGAAATG GTCTGGCAGTATGTTACCAATGGACCGGTCTTCTCATCCCCCTGCATCACACCAGACAAGCAGAGGGTTGTGTGTGGGTCACATGACGGGTGTGTGTACTGTCTGAACTGTACTGACGGCTCATTGGTGTGGCGCTATCAGACCCCCAGCAGGGTGTACTCCAGCCCCTGTGTATTTGAGGGGTCATCCTGGGGTAAGGAGGGTACATTGGTAGGCCTGGCCTCCACAGACGGGACCCTGTGCGTTCTGGATGGAGAGGATGGGACCTTgagagcatctctctctctgctcggggagctgttctcctctcctgtggTGTGGGAGCGCTCCCTGGTGGTGGGATGTCGCAATGACTTTGTGTATTGTGTGGCGCCGACAGGGGAGCTCGATTAG